Genomic DNA from Bacteroides zhangwenhongii:
GCAGACGGTCTACATCACTCAATTCATTGATCCCTCCCCCTACGGTAAACGGGATATTGATATTAGCAGCAATCCGTTTTACCAATTCCGTAAAAGTCTTACGTCCCTCGTGGCTTGCAGTAATGTCCAGGAAAACAAGTTCATCTGCTCCCTGTTCACTGTAAGCACGGCCCAGCTCCACCGGATCACCGGCTTGGCGCAAGTTGACAAAATTCGTTCCTTTCACGGTTTGTCCGTCTTTTATATCCAGACAAGGTACTATTCTTTTTGCTAACACAATCTTATTTTATTTACTGTTCAACAATTTACAACCTATCTATATGCCTAAGCTTGCTTCTTAAATTTTTCTTATTTCATCAAATCCTCTTATATAACTTCTCCTTATTATATAAGGTATATTCTGATATGCGAATTATAAAAAGATTCTCAAATCTTGTAAGGTGATATGACCTTCATACAATGCTTTACCAAAAATAACTCCAGGAACACCGGCCTCATCCAAAGCGACAATATCATCCACCTTGCTTACCCCGCCACTGGCCATCAGATAGAGATCGGGGAATTTTGCCAACATCTCTTTATACAAATCGATAGAAGGGCCACTCAGCATTCCATCACAGCTAATATCCGTACAGATTACTTTTCGTATACCTTTATCCATATAATTTTCCAGAAACGGAAAAAGCTCACAGGCGCTTTCGTCTTTCCAACCATTGACGGCTATCTTATGATCTTTTACATCTGCTCCCAAAATGATCTTCTCACTTCCGTATATTTCCAGCCAATGGCAGAATAATTCCGGGTCTTTCACCGCAATGCTTCCTCCGGTTACCATCTGCGCACCGCTCTCAAAAGCAATTTTCAAATCCTCATCGCTCTTTACTCCACCACCAAAATCTATAACGAGAGAAGTACGTGTCGCAATCTGTTCCAACACCCGATAGTTAACGACATGATGAGAAGCAGCGCCGTCCAAGTCTACCACATGAAGCCTGCGGACACCGTTCGCTTCAAACTCTTTAGCTACTTCCACCGGGTTCTCATTATATACCTTTTTACTATCGTAATCTCCCTGGGAAAGGCGTACGCACTTCCCATCAATAATATCAATGGCTGGAATAATTTCTATCATCTATTTATTTACTATTTGACGATTCACTAAATATTTATTTCAAACATCGAAATGTTTTTCATGACACATCATCCATACTGTTACCGGCAGAGGTTCAGGAAATTTGTCAAAATCTTCTCTCCTGTCTTGCCGCTCTTCTCCGGATGGAACTGGGTAGCATAAAAGTTATCTTTATGCAACGCAGCACTGAACGGGTGAATATAGTCAGTTGTAGCAGCAGTAAAGTCGCAGGTCGGCACATAGAAGCTATGCACAAAATAGACAAACTCCTCTTCGGTGAAGCCTTCAAACAATTTGCTATTCGTTTTTCCAATGGTGTTCCATCCCATGTGCGGCACTTTATCTTCATGTTTCTGCGGGACAAAACGTTTCACATCCACATCAAAGATATTCAAACAATCGACTCCTCCTTCTTCGGAATACCGGCACATCAATTGCATACCGAGACAAATTCCCAATACAGGCTGACGGAGATTCTTTATCAGTTCGTCCAGTCCCGTAGCTTTCAAGTGGTTCATGGTAGTTTCCGCCTCTCCTACTCCGGGAAAAATGACTTTATCAGCCGATTGGAGTTCTTCTTTATCAGCAGTAATCACCGCTTCTACACCTAACCGCTTTAAGGCATAATCTACAGAACGAATATTGCCGGCATTGTATTTTACAACTGCTACTTTCATCAGCTAAATATTACAGTTTTATTTTTGTAGGTCAAGACTTTGCGCTCGATGTGCTTCTGCACTGCACGCGAAAGAACGATTTTTTCTAAATCCTTTCCTTTATTTACGAGGTCTTCAATAGCATCTTTATGAGTGATGCGCACTACATCCTGTTCAATAATCGGTCCGGCATCCAGTTCTGTCGTTACATAATGACTAGTTGCACCAATAATTTTCACTCCTCTCTGGAAAGCTGCGTGATAAGGCTTTGCCCCCACAAACGCAGGAAGGAAAGAGTGATGAATATTGATAATCTTATTCGGATAAGCATTAATCATCTGTTCGGAGATCACCTGCATATAGCGTGCCAATACAATAAATGTAATCTTATGTTTGGCAAGCAGTTCCATCTCTTTGCGTTCCTGTTCTTCTTTCGTCTCCTTGGTGATAGGGAACAGATAGAAAGGAATTCCGAAACGTTCTGCCACGTGCTGCAAATCCGGATGGTTACTTATAATAAGAGGTATCTCTACATTCCACTCTCCTGCCGTATACCGGGCCAGCATATCGAAAAGGCAGTGCGACAGCTTG
This window encodes:
- the hisA gene encoding 1-(5-phosphoribosyl)-5-[(5-phosphoribosylamino)methylideneamino]imidazole-4-carboxamide isomerase, whose amino-acid sequence is MIEIIPAIDIIDGKCVRLSQGDYDSKKVYNENPVEVAKEFEANGVRRLHVVDLDGAASHHVVNYRVLEQIATRTSLVIDFGGGVKSDEDLKIAFESGAQMVTGGSIAVKDPELFCHWLEIYGSEKIILGADVKDHKIAVNGWKDESACELFPFLENYMDKGIRKVICTDISCDGMLSGPSIDLYKEMLAKFPDLYLMASGGVSKVDDIVALDEAGVPGVIFGKALYEGHITLQDLRIFL
- the hisH gene encoding imidazole glycerol phosphate synthase subunit HisH; the protein is MKVAVVKYNAGNIRSVDYALKRLGVEAVITADKEELQSADKVIFPGVGEAETTMNHLKATGLDELIKNLRQPVLGICLGMQLMCRYSEEGGVDCLNIFDVDVKRFVPQKHEDKVPHMGWNTIGKTNSKLFEGFTEEEFVYFVHSFYVPTCDFTAATTDYIHPFSAALHKDNFYATQFHPEKSGKTGEKILTNFLNLCR
- the purU gene encoding formyltetrahydrofolate deformylase; its protein translation is MMTTAKLLLHCPDKPGILAEVTDFITVNKGNIIYLDQYVDHVENIFFMRIEWELKDFLVPQEKIEDYFRTLYGQKYEMDFRLYFSDVKPRMAIFVSKLSHCLFDMLARYTAGEWNVEIPLIISNHPDLQHVAERFGIPFYLFPITKETKEEQERKEMELLAKHKITFIVLARYMQVISEQMINAYPNKIINIHHSFLPAFVGAKPYHAAFQRGVKIIGATSHYVTTELDAGPIIEQDVVRITHKDAIEDLVNKGKDLEKIVLSRAVQKHIERKVLTYKNKTVIFS